In candidate division TA06 bacterium, the DNA window CGCCATGTACGCAGGAATAAACTGCGCACTGGCAAACCGGCAGGTGATCGGTCACATGGTGAGGCAAGTATTCGACAAGGTTCTTCCGCAGGCAACTGTGGAAATGATCTACGATGTAAGCCACAATACCTGCAAGGTTGAAGAACATCTTGTTAATGGAAAGAAGAAGAAGTTGTATGTGCACCGAAAGGGAGCCACCAGAGCATTTGGACCCGGAAGGCCAGAGATACCGAAGAAATATGCAGAAATAGGACAGCCCGTACTCATCGGAGGCACTATGGGGACATGCTCATTCATAATGGTCGGCACTGAGTCAGGAACTGAGAGAGCATTCGGTTCTGCCTGTCACGGTGCTGGCAGGGCAATGTCCAGGAAGAAAGCTAAGGGGATCTGGAGAGGAGACAAGTTGGTGAAGGAGCTTGAGCACAACGGAATACTGATCAGAGCCCATTCATATCCAGGCGTGGCAGAGGAGGCCCCTGGGGCATACAAAGATGTGGTTAAGGTGGTGGATGCTGTCCACAAAGCAGACTTGGCCAGGAAAGTGGCTATGCTCAAGCCGCTTGGATGTATTAAAGGCTGATACACATGGTAGGAAGTACAAAGTACAAAGTGAAAACTACGAAGTACAAGAAAACAGAGTACGAAGCGAGGAGGGTGATGTGGCTGTTGTAGAGGTTACTGTGCTGCCGATTGGGACCACAGATGTCTCACTCAGTCGGCACGTCGCTGCCGCTCTGAAGCCGCTGGAGCAGAGCGGGCTCAAGTATGAGCTAGGCAGCATGGGAACAAGCATCGAAGGACCTCTCGAAGAGATATTGAAGGTCGTGATGCAGATGCATGAAACTCCATTCCAGGCAGGTCATAAGAGAGTTCTGACCACAATCTTAATAGACGACAGGCGAGACAGAGACATTTCCATAGAAGGAAAGAAGAAATCTGTCATGGAGAAGAGGTAGGATTTGAAGAAGTTGGTCCTTTATCTGCAAGAACTGAGAGCACCGTTCTTTACCGCTTCCGTCGTACCCGTAATACTCGGTGCGTCGGTGGCCTGGTACCACTCAGCCCAATTCCACTGGGGGCTCTTTTTTCTGACTCTCGCCGGGGGCGTGCTTCTACATGCTGGAACGAATGTCATAAACGATTTTTTTGACCACAAAAGCGGGGATGATGAGGCCAATGTTGACTATGTCAGGCCTTTCACGGGCGGGAGTCGCATGATCCAGAAAGGGCTGCTCACCCCGAAGCAGGTCCTGTGGGAATCTATATTCGCGTACCTGGGTGCGGCTGCGATCGGGGTTGTCCTGGTCATACACAGAGGTTATCCCATACTCATTCTGGGTGCTATAGGAATGCTCTGTGGATACTCCTATACGGGACCACCTCTCCTGCTCGCGTCCAGAGGTGTTGGTGAACTGGTGGTTGGTGTGAACTTCGGCATACTGATGAGCATAGGTTCTTATTATGTCCAGACAGGAAGATTCGCTCTCGAACCAGCCCTGGCAGCAGGTCCGATCGCATTTCTCATTCTTCTAGTTCTGTTCATAAATCAATTTCAGGATGTGAAGGCTGATTCTCTGACAGGAAAAAGAACTCTGGTCGTGAGACTGGGTACAAAGAGAAGCTCCCGGTTGTATCTGGCCATAATCTCTCTCACCTATCTGTGGATTCTCGTTTTTGTCTGGTTCAGATTGATGAGCCCCTTTGCGATCCTGGCTCTCCTGTCAGTTCCGATCGCAGCAAAGGCGACATCAGTAGCCCTGGTGAATTATGATAAGCCGAAGTTGCTTGTACCAGCCAACGCCGGCACAATTATGCTCCATCTCTCCGTCGGCCTGCTTATTTCGCTCGCCTATGTCCTGGAGGGCATCTTCAGTTGATGTAGGATTGAAGAAGCTCTATATTTGGAGACTTCCTCAATTTCTTAAGTGCGGCCTCTTTGGTCTGCCTTATCCGTTCTCTTGACAATCCGAACATCTTTCCAATCGCATCCAGGGTGTGGGGTTGCTCACCCTCAAGCCCGTAGTAGAGTCTCAGTATCTTTGCTTCCCTCGCTTTCAGGTGCTCAAATGCTCGTGCGAGGTCGCTTCTGAGAAAGCTTCCAGTGAGGCTTTCCTCGGGGCCGGGATAGGCGCTCGATTTAAGGAAGGCTGACAATGGGTCTCCATCACCGTGCTCGCCAGAGACCGCGTCTATAGACAGGTCTGTTTTAGCCATCTCAATCGCCCTTTCGACATCCTTGGCCTTGAGACCCAGCTCGTGTCCGAGTTCTTCGGACGTCGGCTCTCTCCCGTTGAGTGTTCTCATCCTGTCAGAGGTCTTGTTTATCGTCTTGATTCTATCAGTCACATTAGTCGGCAGTCGCATGACCCGGCTGTATTCAGAGATTGCCCTGAGGATTGACTGCTTTATGAACCAGATGGCGTAAGATATGAAACGTACGCCCTTCCGTTCGTCGAATCTTGCGGCAGCCCTGATGAGCCCAACGTTTCCCTCATTTACAAGGTCCAGAAGGGAATGCTGGGGACTGTAGTAAG includes these proteins:
- a CDS encoding MTH1187 family thiamine-binding protein, producing the protein MAVVEVTVLPIGTTDVSLSRHVAAALKPLEQSGLKYELGSMGTSIEGPLEEILKVVMQMHETPFQAGHKRVLTTILIDDRRDRDISIEGKKKSVMEKR
- the menA gene encoding 1,4-dihydroxy-2-naphthoate octaprenyltransferase, whose product is MKKLVLYLQELRAPFFTASVVPVILGASVAWYHSAQFHWGLFFLTLAGGVLLHAGTNVINDFFDHKSGDDEANVDYVRPFTGGSRMIQKGLLTPKQVLWESIFAYLGAAAIGVVLVIHRGYPILILGAIGMLCGYSYTGPPLLLASRGVGELVVGVNFGILMSIGSYYVQTGRFALEPALAAGPIAFLILLVLFINQFQDVKADSLTGKRTLVVRLGTKRSSRLYLAIISLTYLWILVFVWFRLMSPFAILALLSVPIAAKATSVALVNYDKPKLLVPANAGTIMLHLSVGLLISLAYVLEGIFS
- a CDS encoding RNA polymerase sigma factor RpoD/SigA, whose product is MKAAALPARRTFPRDSDPEDQRLLNDYLDEMGQVPLLSKMEEKDLARRARLGDEDARHRLVAANLRFVVSVAKAYYSPQHSLLDLVNEGNVGLIRAAARFDERKGVRFISYAIWFIKQSILRAISEYSRVMRLPTNVTDRIKTINKTSDRMRTLNGREPTSEELGHELGLKAKDVERAIEMAKTDLSIDAVSGEHGDGDPLSAFLKSSAYPGPEESLTGSFLRSDLARAFEHLKAREAKILRLYYGLEGEQPHTLDAIGKMFGLSRERIRQTKEAALKKLRKSPNIELLQSYIN